A single window of Cetobacterium sp. ZOR0034 DNA harbors:
- the miaB gene encoding tRNA (N6-isopentenyl adenosine(37)-C2)-methylthiotransferase MiaB, with protein sequence MKNAAIVTYGCQMNVNESAKIKKILQNMGYNITEDVSEADAVFLNTCTVREGAATQIYGKLGELKVVREKRGTIIGITGCFAQEQGEELAKKFPIIDIVMGNQNIGKIPAALEKIESGDFKHVIYTGEEDELPPRLDAEFDSKKTASIPITYGCNNFCTYCIVPYVRGRERSVPMDQILEEVKGFVEKDYKEIMLLGQNVNSYGNDLKTGENFATLLEEICKIEGEFLVRFVSPHPKDFGDDVIDVIAKNEKIARCLHLPLQAGSSKVLKLMNRKYTKEQYIELAEKIKSRIPGVALTADIIVGFPHETEEDFQDTLDVVSKVKFDTAFMFMYSPREGTAAATMDGQIEQEIKKDRLKRLIDLQNENSKETSSTYQGKTERVLVEGPSKKNEEVLSGRTSTNKIVIFKGDKELEGTFVNVKINECKTWSLYGEIVE encoded by the coding sequence TTGAAGAACGCAGCAATTGTAACTTACGGTTGTCAAATGAATGTCAACGAAAGCGCAAAAATAAAAAAAATATTACAAAATATGGGATATAATATAACAGAGGATGTATCAGAGGCCGATGCAGTATTTTTAAATACATGCACAGTTAGAGAAGGTGCAGCTACTCAAATTTATGGTAAATTAGGAGAGTTAAAAGTTGTAAGAGAAAAAAGAGGAACAATTATAGGAATTACAGGTTGTTTCGCCCAAGAGCAAGGAGAGGAATTAGCAAAAAAATTCCCTATAATTGATATAGTTATGGGAAATCAAAATATAGGAAAAATTCCAGCAGCTCTTGAAAAAATTGAATCTGGAGATTTTAAACATGTTATTTATACAGGAGAAGAGGATGAATTACCTCCGAGATTAGATGCAGAGTTTGATTCTAAGAAAACAGCATCAATTCCAATAACTTATGGATGTAATAACTTCTGTACATATTGTATAGTTCCATATGTTAGAGGAAGAGAAAGATCAGTGCCTATGGATCAAATTTTAGAGGAAGTTAAAGGATTTGTCGAAAAAGATTATAAAGAGATAATGTTATTAGGACAAAATGTAAATTCATATGGAAATGATTTAAAAACAGGAGAAAATTTTGCAACTCTATTAGAAGAGATTTGTAAAATAGAGGGAGAGTTCTTAGTAAGATTCGTTTCACCACATCCAAAAGATTTTGGAGATGACGTAATTGATGTTATCGCTAAAAATGAAAAAATCGCAAGATGTCTACACCTTCCACTTCAAGCAGGATCATCAAAAGTTTTAAAACTAATGAATAGAAAATATACAAAAGAGCAGTATATAGAGTTAGCTGAAAAAATAAAATCAAGAATTCCAGGAGTAGCTTTAACAGCAGATATCATTGTTGGATTCCCTCATGAGACAGAAGAGGACTTCCAAGACACATTGGATGTTGTTTCTAAAGTAAAGTTTGATACAGCATTTATGTTTATGTATTCTCCAAGAGAAGGTACAGCTGCTGCGACTATGGATGGTCAAATAGAGCAAGAAATAAAAAAAGATAGATTAAAGAGATTGATAGATTTACAAAATGAAAACTCTAAAGAAACAAGTTCTACTTACCAAGGAAAAACAGAGAGGGTTTTAGTTGAAGGACCAAGCAAAAAAAATGAAGAAGTTTTAAGTGGAAGAACATCGACGAATAAAATAGTTATCTTTAAAGGAGATAAAGAGTTAGAAGGAACGTTTGTTAATGTAAAAATAAACGAATGCAAAACATGGTCTTTATATGGAGAGATCGTAGAATAG
- the rho gene encoding transcription termination factor Rho, whose product MDKLESFLLKELQEMARQMEIDYSSRTKKAEIVDLITEAMEAKEGMHLAWGNLEVMADGYGFLRNTNVEKDVYVSASQIRKFKLRTEDFIVGEVREAVQGENNYGLRKVLLINSGSIQEAAARVPFDELVPAYPTELLKLETDSKNVSGRIIDLIAPIGKGQRGLIVAPPKAGKTVLISNIANSIIENNKGIEVWILLIDERPEEVTDIKETVKGAQVFASTFDDDPRNHIKVTESLLERAKRKIENGEDIVILMDSLTRLARAYNIVIPSSGKLISGGIDPTALYYPKKFFGSARNIRNGGSLTILATALVDTGSKMDDVIYEEFKGTGNLDIHLDRNLAELRIYPSIDIQRSGTRKEELLIEKKKLESIWEIRRYLTSLDKATATKKLIDTISSTESNDKLIEMYAKSFARGK is encoded by the coding sequence ATGGATAAATTAGAAAGTTTTTTACTAAAAGAGTTACAAGAGATGGCAAGGCAGATGGAGATAGATTATTCAAGTAGGACCAAAAAAGCTGAAATTGTAGATTTAATAACAGAAGCCATGGAAGCTAAAGAGGGAATGCATTTAGCTTGGGGAAATCTTGAAGTAATGGCGGATGGATATGGATTTTTAAGAAATACTAATGTGGAGAAGGACGTTTATGTATCTGCTTCACAAATAAGAAAATTTAAACTAAGAACAGAAGACTTTATCGTAGGAGAGGTTAGAGAAGCTGTTCAAGGTGAAAATAATTATGGGCTTAGAAAAGTATTGTTAATCAATAGTGGAAGTATCCAAGAAGCAGCAGCAAGGGTTCCATTTGATGAGTTAGTTCCAGCTTATCCTACAGAGTTATTAAAGTTAGAAACAGATTCTAAAAATGTTTCTGGAAGAATAATTGATTTAATAGCTCCTATAGGAAAGGGGCAAAGAGGACTTATTGTAGCACCACCAAAAGCTGGAAAAACAGTTTTAATCAGTAACATCGCTAACTCAATAATAGAAAACAATAAAGGAATCGAAGTTTGGATTTTATTAATAGACGAAAGACCCGAAGAGGTTACAGATATAAAGGAAACAGTAAAAGGAGCTCAAGTTTTTGCATCAACATTCGATGACGATCCAAGAAATCATATAAAGGTTACAGAGTCGTTGTTAGAAAGAGCTAAAAGAAAGATAGAAAATGGAGAAGATATAGTGATTTTAATGGATTCTTTAACAAGATTAGCTAGAGCTTATAACATAGTTATACCATCTAGTGGAAAACTTATATCTGGTGGAATAGATCCAACAGCACTGTACTATCCTAAAAAATTCTTTGGTTCAGCAAGAAATATAAGAAATGGTGGAAGTTTAACTATTTTAGCAACAGCTTTAGTTGATACGGGAAGTAAAATGGATGATGTTATATATGAGGAATTTAAGGGAACAGGTAACCTAGATATCCACTTAGACAGAAATCTTGCAGAACTTAGAATTTACCCATCAATAGATATTCAAAGATCGGGAACAAGAAAAGAGGAGTTACTGATTGAAAAGAAAAAATTAGAATCAATATGGGAGATAAGAAGATATTTAACATCTCTTGATAAAGCAACAGCAACGAAAAAGTTGATAGATACTATTTCATCTACGGAGAGTAACGATAAGCTTATAGAGATGTATGCGAAATCTTTTGCAAGGGGGAAATAG
- a CDS encoding M23 family metallopeptidase translates to MKEVLKIFAIIIAAFIAMLILVFKPYKSEVVDLKKFTEYYSENTTVEEGGGFELVDGNFYTIEKEYKIGVDEEFEGVPLEEVDLKQAYEIPKLESYIVANGDTLGAIADKNGISLEVLKANNPGISNSLKVGQKINVVKANGVFYKVKRGDSLFKIALAYKVDVDDLRKYNNLRNDNIRVGEELFINNPSEESLKRLTQSGGVKSTTTQRNFTMPVKWAGVTSPFGKRFHPVLKRYIQHAGIDMRARYVPLMASRDGTVVFAGYMTGYGKIIKINHGSGYETRSAHLEKMYVKVGDKVKSGQVIGQTGMTGRVTGPHLHFEIRKNGKANNPMNYLVR, encoded by the coding sequence GTGAAGGAAGTACTAAAAATATTTGCTATAATAATAGCAGCATTTATAGCTATGTTAATACTAGTTTTTAAACCCTATAAATCAGAAGTTGTAGATTTGAAAAAATTCACAGAATATTACTCTGAAAATACAACGGTTGAAGAGGGTGGAGGTTTTGAGTTAGTAGATGGAAACTTTTATACAATAGAGAAAGAATACAAAATTGGAGTTGATGAGGAGTTCGAAGGAGTTCCTTTAGAAGAAGTAGATTTAAAGCAAGCTTATGAAATTCCAAAATTAGAAAGTTATATAGTGGCTAATGGAGATACTTTAGGAGCAATAGCAGATAAGAATGGTATATCTTTGGAGGTTTTAAAAGCTAATAATCCGGGAATTTCAAATAGTTTGAAAGTAGGGCAAAAGATAAATGTAGTTAAAGCTAATGGTGTTTTTTATAAAGTTAAAAGAGGAGACTCTCTTTTTAAAATAGCTTTGGCATACAAGGTTGATGTTGATGACTTAAGAAAATACAACAATTTAAGAAATGACAATATTAGAGTTGGAGAGGAACTTTTTATAAACAATCCAAGTGAAGAGAGTTTGAAAAGGCTTACTCAAAGTGGAGGAGTGAAAAGTACAACCACTCAGAGAAACTTTACAATGCCTGTAAAATGGGCAGGAGTTACAAGTCCTTTTGGAAAAAGATTCCATCCAGTATTAAAAAGATATATTCAACATGCAGGGATTGATATGAGAGCTAGATACGTCCCATTGATGGCTTCAAGAGACGGTACGGTTGTGTTCGCAGGATATATGACAGGTTATGGTAAAATTATAAAGATTAACCATGGAAGTGGTTATGAAACTAGATCGGCTCATTTAGAGAAGATGTACGTAAAAGTTGGAGATAAGGTTAAGTCTGGACAGGTTATTGGTCAAACAGGAATGACAGGAAGAGTAACGGGACCTCATCTACATTTTGAAATTAGAAAAAATGGAAAAGCTAATAATCCTATGAATTATTTAGTTAGATAG